A single window of Leclercia adecarboxylata DNA harbors:
- a CDS encoding terminase large subunit, with protein MAKKTLTRAERNILWCERNIVIPEGKFVGQPLKMAEFMKDDFRAIFDNKHGTRRAIISRGRKNAKTVETAMLMLLYLVGPEAAPNSQLYSAARSRDQAAILFNLASKMCRMNPVLMQYVAIKDSAKEIHCPELGSYYRALSAEATTAYGFSPRFVAHDELGQVRGPRDPLYEALETATAAQDNPISVIISTQAPDASDLLSLLIDDGLTGADPRTVVRLQTAPEDIDPFSVEAIRLANPAFDVFMNQKEVLDMAASAKRLPSRQAEFENLVLNRRVEAKSPFVSQTVWHMNKEEPGELAGATVWGGLDLSSVSDLTALVLNTTQGDVHCKFWLPEEGLADKARNDRVPYDIWAKQGWLNTTPGKAIEYAFIARELRRVFDICNVRALAFDRYNMRFLRPHLIDAGFTEAELERFVEFGQGFVSMSPALRELEAKLLGAQLKHGNHPILEMCAKNATVITDPAGNRKFVKGKSSGRIDGMVALAMSVGAQTCDEVEDPGDVNDFIYNFLSV; from the coding sequence ATGGCTAAAAAAACTCTGACAAGAGCCGAGAGGAATATCCTCTGGTGCGAAAGAAATATCGTTATTCCTGAAGGTAAGTTTGTCGGCCAGCCCCTGAAAATGGCTGAGTTCATGAAGGACGACTTCAGGGCTATCTTTGACAACAAGCATGGCACTCGCCGCGCAATCATCAGCCGCGGGCGCAAAAACGCCAAAACCGTTGAAACCGCCATGCTGATGCTTCTCTACCTGGTGGGGCCGGAGGCGGCGCCGAACTCGCAGCTGTATTCTGCCGCGCGCTCGCGTGACCAGGCGGCCATTCTGTTTAACCTGGCCTCCAAGATGTGCCGGATGAACCCGGTGCTAATGCAGTATGTGGCGATCAAGGATTCGGCGAAAGAAATTCACTGCCCTGAGCTGGGCTCTTATTACCGCGCACTGAGCGCAGAGGCCACCACGGCCTACGGCTTCTCGCCGCGATTTGTCGCCCACGATGAGCTGGGCCAGGTGCGTGGACCGCGCGACCCGCTTTATGAAGCGCTGGAAACCGCGACTGCTGCTCAGGATAACCCTATCTCGGTGATCATCAGCACCCAGGCACCCGATGCGAGCGATCTGCTCAGCCTGCTGATTGATGATGGCCTGACCGGTGCCGATCCGCGCACGGTGGTCCGCCTCCAGACCGCGCCGGAAGATATCGATCCTTTCTCTGTCGAAGCCATCCGGCTGGCAAACCCGGCCTTCGATGTGTTCATGAACCAGAAAGAAGTGCTGGATATGGCCGCCAGCGCCAAGCGCCTCCCGTCGCGCCAGGCTGAATTTGAGAACCTTGTACTGAACCGCAGGGTTGAGGCTAAAAGCCCGTTCGTCAGCCAGACCGTCTGGCACATGAACAAAGAGGAACCCGGCGAACTGGCGGGCGCTACCGTCTGGGGCGGGCTGGACCTTTCCAGCGTGTCGGACCTGACCGCGCTGGTGCTCAACACAACGCAGGGCGATGTGCACTGTAAGTTCTGGCTACCTGAAGAAGGGCTGGCGGACAAGGCGCGTAACGATCGCGTGCCTTATGACATCTGGGCGAAGCAGGGCTGGCTGAACACGACGCCGGGCAAAGCCATTGAGTACGCTTTTATTGCCCGGGAGCTGCGGCGCGTTTTTGATATCTGTAACGTCCGGGCGCTGGCGTTCGACCGCTACAACATGCGCTTCCTTCGCCCGCATCTCATCGACGCTGGTTTCACTGAGGCGGAGCTTGAGCGGTTCGTGGAGTTCGGCCAGGGTTTTGTCTCCATGTCGCCTGCACTCAGGGAGCTGGAAGCCAAGCTGCTCGGCGCGCAGCTGAAGCACGGCAACCATCCGATCCTCGAAATGTGCGCCAAAAACGCCACGGTAATCACCGACCCCGCCGGTAACCGCAAGTTTGTGAAAGGCAAATCGAGCGGCCGTATCGACGGCATGGTGGCGCTGGCGATGTCTGTCGGCGCACAGACCTGTGATGAGGTGGAGGATCCGGGCGACGTTAACGATTTCATTTACAACTTTTTGAGCGTTTAA
- a CDS encoding serine acetyltransferase, protein MKDLKIEYRDGKLTELSIDGVSFDTLTGISFSHTVGETLPTVSLTFPLGIGERLVPVSLSRENLHIIEK, encoded by the coding sequence ATGAAAGATTTAAAGATTGAATACCGCGACGGCAAGCTAACAGAGCTGAGCATCGACGGTGTTAGCTTCGATACTCTCACTGGAATCTCCTTCAGCCACACGGTGGGCGAGACGCTGCCGACTGTCAGCCTGACCTTTCCGCTCGGTATCGGCGAACGACTGGTGCCTGTCAGCCTGTCCCGCGAAAACCTGCACATAATTGAGAAATGA
- a CDS encoding HNH endonuclease — protein sequence MASTSPWHRLYNTKRWYRLRYHQLQKQPLCEFHLKRNQVIAATVVDHIKPHKGDETLFHDPENLQSLCKRCHDSVKQRMEKGGTVTEFDNEGRVIW from the coding sequence ATGGCATCCACTTCACCCTGGCACCGTCTCTATAACACCAAACGCTGGTACCGGCTCCGTTATCACCAGCTTCAGAAGCAGCCACTCTGCGAGTTTCATCTCAAACGAAATCAGGTGATAGCCGCAACCGTTGTTGATCACATCAAACCACATAAGGGTGATGAGACCCTCTTCCATGACCCGGAAAATTTGCAAAGTTTATGCAAGCGCTGCCACGACTCAGTGAAGCAACGCATGGAGAAGGGCGGAACGGTCACTGAGTTCGACAATGAAGGCCGTGTTATCTGGTAA
- a CDS encoding GnsA/GnsB family addiction module toxin: protein MKIEALTQKAEEDIAALIAKKISELRKKTGKEISEIQFVARETMTGLEGYDVKIKLL from the coding sequence ATGAAAATTGAAGCTCTGACGCAAAAGGCTGAGGAAGACATTGCCGCTCTGATAGCCAAAAAAATTTCAGAACTACGAAAAAAAACCGGAAAAGAAATTTCTGAAATTCAATTTGTTGCTCGCGAAACGATGACAGGCCTTGAAGGTTATGACGTAAAAATTAAACTTCTTTAA
- a CDS encoding lysis protein, producing the protein MTVAGALAFWFYGIAQDERQRADTAEHSLKLAKDMISNMQQRQRDVAALDAKYTKELADAKAENDALQRKLDNGGRVLVKGKCPVSASTEASTSGVGHDATIELSDAAGRNVLGIRAGIKQDQSALRVLQEYINTQCLK; encoded by the coding sequence ATGACGGTAGCCGGTGCCCTCGCGTTCTGGTTCTATGGCATAGCTCAAGACGAGCGTCAGCGCGCCGACACTGCCGAACACAGCCTGAAGCTTGCGAAAGACATGATAAGCAATATGCAACAGCGTCAGCGCGACGTTGCAGCTCTGGATGCGAAATACACAAAGGAATTAGCCGATGCAAAAGCTGAAAATGATGCTCTGCAGCGCAAGCTTGATAATGGTGGCCGGGTGCTCGTCAAAGGCAAGTGTCCTGTGTCAGCCTCAACCGAAGCCAGCACCTCCGGCGTGGGCCATGATGCCACCATCGAACTCTCTGACGCTGCTGGACGAAACGTTCTCGGTATCCGAGCCGGGATTAAGCAAGATCAGTCAGCGTTAAGGGTGCTGCAGGAATACATCAATACGCAGTGCCTGAAGTAG
- a CDS encoding class II holin family protein: MSKLVTGVALGTSGGTILNGVLTKLSPDEWSAIGVLTGIAGIIITGLINWYFKRKVANAQVKALEKYGPAVKVGED, translated from the coding sequence ATGAGCAAACTTGTCACCGGAGTCGCCCTCGGCACCTCAGGAGGAACCATCCTGAACGGCGTTCTCACAAAACTGAGCCCTGACGAATGGAGCGCCATCGGCGTACTGACTGGTATTGCCGGGATAATCATCACAGGACTCATTAACTGGTACTTCAAACGTAAAGTTGCAAACGCACAGGTAAAGGCGCTTGAGAAGTACGGTCCCGCAGTCAAAGTCGGAGAAGATTAA